The DNA segment GCCGAGCTGGACATCATCCTCGAAGTCGAAGCCGGCTGCGTCGGTGGTGAAGAAGACGGCCACGACACCTCGGGCCTGCCCTCCGAAAAGCTCTACACGACCCCCGAAGACATGGTCGAAGTTTACGAAGCCCTCAGCCCGATTGGCCGCTTCCTCTTCGCCGCCACCTTCGGCAATGTGCACGGCGCTTACAAGCCCGGCGCGGTCAAGCTCAAGCCGACCATCCTGCGCGACGGCCAGAAGGCGGTTATTGAAAAGCACGGCGAGAAGGCCAAGATGGACCTCGTCTTCCACGGCGGCTCCGGCTCCGAGCTGAGCGACATCCGCGAGACCCTCGAATACGGCGTGGTCAAGATGAACATCGACACCGACACGCAGTACGCCTTCACCCGCCCGATCGTTAACCACGTCTGCACCAACATCGAAGGCGTGCTCAAGATCGACGGCGAAGTCGGCAACAAGAAGACCTACGACCCGCGCAGCTACCTCAAGAAGGCCGAAAAGAGCATGTGTGCCCGCATGGCCCAGGCTTGCGAAGACCTCTGCTCGACCGGCAAGTCCATCTACGGCACCGTCTAAGGTTTAGCTCTTCAAAAACATTTCAAAGCCGGACTCCTGCGCGGGGTCCGGCTTTTTTTTTAAAACCACAGAGGACACAGAGAGCACAGAGGAAGAAGGTGGGGCCATGCTTTTTGCCTAACAAGAGTACTTTAAAAAGGGAAAAGAGACTGCCCGCGAAGCCACGCGAAGAGGCGCGAAGAAATATTGTTAAAAAAACTTCGCGTTCCTTCGCGTGGCTTCGCGGGAAATATTCCCCCTCTCTGCGCTCTCTGTGTCCTCTGTGGTTATATATCCCTCTTTCCCCCGAAGCGGCTCTCCGGTTTTTGGA comes from the Ruficoccus amylovorans genome and includes:
- the fbaA gene encoding class II fructose-bisphosphate aldolase — encoded protein: MPVATPKQYEAMIDAAQKGNYAYPAVNVTSITTINAALKAFADSKSDGIIQVSTGGGQFASGLGVNDAAFGAIVLAEATHILAEKYDVLVALHTDHCHPEKVDGFLKPLLEASRKRKAEGKGPLFQSHMFDGSVVPLDENLKISKELLKECAELDIILEVEAGCVGGEEDGHDTSGLPSEKLYTTPEDMVEVYEALSPIGRFLFAATFGNVHGAYKPGAVKLKPTILRDGQKAVIEKHGEKAKMDLVFHGGSGSELSDIRETLEYGVVKMNIDTDTQYAFTRPIVNHVCTNIEGVLKIDGEVGNKKTYDPRSYLKKAEKSMCARMAQACEDLCSTGKSIYGTV